A DNA window from Candidatus Roseilinea sp. contains the following coding sequences:
- a CDS encoding ABC transporter permease — MAIQAQTASTSTQPVKRRIRQGGFFNQTLPFWLLLPTLLILAAIQFYPGFYSIWLSFQERQGAAWNFVGLRNFERIFGSAAFRESVGHTVVFLVGYIAVTMIAALVIALLLNRRLKLSGVYVTLIFIPWVIADVIVGLVFGLLVVPDYGLLSPILSNPALFPPKGISIPSDPAPRPWIAGFPFPPAPAMYYLILATSWRALPFVTLLVLAALKTVPQEIVESARIDGANGWQTLRFITLPLILPTLVVALFNLTLGGMNGIGLVFTLTRGGPGTATEVLSFLLYTIGFGRLEFGRAAALSVFIAVINLALILLTLRVSRTEERVT, encoded by the coding sequence ATGGCAATCCAAGCGCAAACCGCAAGCACATCCACTCAGCCCGTGAAGCGGCGAATTCGGCAGGGGGGCTTCTTCAATCAGACGCTCCCTTTTTGGTTGCTGTTGCCCACGCTGCTTATTCTTGCGGCCATCCAGTTTTATCCTGGCTTTTATTCCATCTGGCTAAGCTTTCAGGAACGTCAAGGGGCGGCCTGGAACTTCGTTGGACTGCGCAACTTCGAGCGCATCTTCGGCAGCGCTGCCTTCCGCGAGAGCGTCGGCCACACTGTGGTATTTCTGGTGGGTTACATCGCGGTGACCATGATCGCTGCGCTGGTCATCGCCTTACTCCTCAACCGCCGACTCAAGCTCTCCGGTGTTTACGTCACGTTGATCTTCATTCCGTGGGTCATCGCGGATGTGATCGTCGGCCTGGTGTTCGGGCTGCTGGTTGTGCCGGATTACGGCTTGCTCTCGCCCATCCTCTCCAACCCAGCCTTGTTCCCTCCGAAGGGCATCTCCATCCCGTCCGATCCTGCGCCGCGACCGTGGATCGCCGGCTTCCCCTTTCCGCCCGCGCCGGCCATGTATTACTTGATCCTGGCCACGTCGTGGCGCGCCTTGCCTTTCGTGACCTTGTTGGTGCTGGCGGCGCTCAAAACTGTGCCGCAGGAGATCGTCGAGAGCGCGCGCATTGACGGCGCGAACGGCTGGCAGACCTTGCGCTTCATCACCTTGCCGCTCATTTTGCCGACGCTGGTGGTTGCGCTGTTCAACCTGACCTTGGGCGGCATGAACGGCATCGGTCTGGTCTTCACCTTGACGCGCGGCGGCCCCGGCACAGCCACGGAAGTGCTGAGCTTCCTGCTCTACACCATCGGCTTTGGCCGGCTGGAGTTTGGGCGGGCCGCGGCGTTGTCGGTGTTCATCGCGGTCATTAACCTCGCCTTGATCCTATTAACCTTGCGCGTCTCACGCACCGAGGAGCGTGTCACCTGA
- the trpG gene encoding glutamine amidotransferase produces the protein MIIVIDNYDSFTYNLVQYLGELGAELRVFRNDQATLDQLKALKPRGFVISPGPGTPQQDSGISNDVLREFSGQVPILGVCLGQQCIGHVFGGSVVRAPRLMHGKTSLIHHNGRDLFRGLPNPFEATRYHSLIVAEPLPPALEVTAFTAEGEVMGLRHKQHPTFGVQFHPESILTQNGKQIIANFLAMV, from the coding sequence ATGATCATCGTCATTGATAACTACGATTCGTTCACCTATAACCTGGTGCAATACCTGGGCGAGCTAGGCGCGGAATTGCGCGTCTTCCGCAACGACCAAGCGACGCTCGATCAGCTCAAAGCGCTCAAGCCCAGGGGGTTCGTGATCTCGCCGGGGCCGGGCACGCCGCAGCAGGACAGCGGCATCAGCAACGATGTGCTGCGCGAGTTCAGCGGCCAGGTGCCTATCCTTGGCGTGTGCCTGGGGCAGCAGTGCATCGGACATGTGTTCGGCGGCAGCGTCGTCCGCGCGCCGCGGCTGATGCACGGCAAAACATCGCTCATCCACCACAACGGGCGCGACCTGTTCCGCGGCCTGCCCAACCCGTTTGAGGCAACGCGCTACCATTCGTTGATCGTAGCCGAGCCGCTGCCGCCGGCGCTCGAGGTCACCGCGTTTACCGCAGAGGGCGAAGTGATGGGCCTGCGCCACAAGCAACATCCCACCTTCGGCGTGCAGTTTCATCCCGAGAGCATTTTGACCCAGAACGGCAAACAGATCATCGCCAACTTCCTCGCCATGGTGTGA
- a CDS encoding N-acetyltransferase GCN5, translated as MNIELRLRNERSILSEILILNTQTEYVEQCAALQPLCYPTLAKEEQFTAEHFLSHIRLFPEGQFMAIDRETGRVVGTTAGFLTYYDQIDQEHFQHHKFIDAIAGGWLTNHNPRGNYYYGVDMCVHPDYRGRGIARRLHDARKALCKRLNLKGQVIGGMIPGFANYKHVMTAHEYVRCVQAGLIYDSTLTTQLRNGFVLRGMLQNYLNDPPTDGWSTLLEWRNPDYVEPGQPAPPVSQDA; from the coding sequence GTGAACATCGAGTTGCGATTACGCAACGAAAGGAGCATCTTGAGTGAGATCTTGATTCTTAACACCCAAACCGAGTACGTCGAACAGTGCGCCGCCTTGCAACCCCTATGCTATCCCACCTTAGCCAAAGAAGAACAGTTCACGGCGGAGCACTTCCTCAGCCATATTCGGCTGTTCCCAGAAGGCCAATTCATGGCGATTGACCGCGAGACTGGCCGCGTCGTCGGCACCACTGCGGGGTTCCTCACCTACTACGATCAAATAGACCAAGAACACTTTCAGCACCACAAATTTATTGATGCCATCGCCGGTGGATGGCTAACCAATCACAACCCCCGCGGCAACTATTACTACGGCGTGGATATGTGCGTGCATCCCGACTATCGTGGGCGTGGGATCGCGCGCAGGTTGCACGATGCGCGCAAAGCGTTGTGCAAACGGCTGAACCTCAAAGGTCAAGTGATCGGCGGCATGATCCCCGGCTTTGCCAACTACAAGCATGTGATGACGGCGCACGAGTATGTGCGCTGCGTGCAAGCCGGATTGATCTACGACAGCACGCTGACCACCCAACTGCGCAACGGCTTTGTGCTCCGCGGCATGTTGCAAAACTACCTGAATGATCCCCCAACCGACGGATGGTCTACGCTGCTGGAATGGCGCAACCCGGACTATGTAGAACCCGGCCAGCCCGCGCCGCCGGTGTCCCAAGACGCGTAG
- the rplY gene encoding 50S ribosomal protein L25 — translation MADKIELRAEIRTAVGSGVNALRRSGKVPAIVYGRNTPNIPIQLDAREVTNTLRKTGHNTLIALHIAGKDAPQMVLTREVQRDPIRRTIQHIDFYAVSMTEKITASIRVMLEGEPEDVKSGVGVLLQERDTLKIECLPSDLIEAVTIDVSKMKVDDVVRVKDVVVPPGIALLDDPEDEVVRVTRFVEAKEEAAAEPAEVEVIEKGKKEEAEGAEEE, via the coding sequence ATGGCAGACAAAATCGAATTGCGCGCGGAGATCCGCACTGCCGTCGGCAGCGGCGTCAACGCGCTGCGACGCTCGGGCAAAGTGCCCGCTATCGTCTACGGACGCAACACGCCGAACATTCCCATTCAACTCGATGCGCGCGAAGTGACCAACACGCTACGCAAAACCGGCCACAACACGCTCATCGCCCTTCACATCGCAGGGAAAGACGCGCCGCAGATGGTGCTCACCCGCGAGGTGCAGCGCGATCCGATCCGTCGCACCATCCAGCACATTGACTTCTACGCGGTCTCGATGACCGAGAAGATCACGGCCAGCATCCGCGTGATGCTCGAAGGGGAACCCGAGGATGTGAAGAGCGGCGTCGGCGTGCTATTGCAGGAGCGTGACACGTTGAAGATCGAATGCCTGCCGAGCGACCTGATCGAAGCAGTGACGATTGACGTGAGCAAAATGAAAGTGGACGACGTGGTGCGCGTCAAGGATGTCGTTGTGCCGCCGGGGATCGCGCTGCTCGACGATCCGGAAGATGAAGTCGTCCGCGTCACGCGCTTCGTGGAAGCGAAGGAGGAGGCGGCGGCCGAACCCGCCGAGGTTGAAGTGATCGAAAAGGGCAAGAAGGAAGAGGCGGAGGGCGCGGAAGAAGAATAG
- a CDS encoding TlyA family rRNA (cytidine-2'-O)-methyltransferase yields the protein MSKVRLDALMVSRGLAESRDQAQRLIRAGEVRVNEQVVDQPAKRFDEGVAITVAQAPRYVSRGGYKLEAALDRFHIAPSGWACADVGSSTGGFTDCLLQRGAARVYAVDVGRNQLHWRLRHDPRVVVMEGVNARYLDALPEAIALATVDVSFISLTLILPKVFGWIAPTARSAGGVIALIKPQFEAGRAHVGKGGVVRDPQVHHDVIARITAFCAQQGWPARDVIESPILGADGNQEFLAWFATN from the coding sequence ATGTCCAAAGTTCGCCTGGATGCCCTCATGGTGTCACGGGGCCTGGCCGAGAGTCGTGACCAGGCGCAGCGCCTGATCCGCGCCGGTGAGGTGCGCGTCAATGAACAGGTGGTGGATCAGCCGGCCAAGCGCTTCGACGAGGGTGTCGCGATTACCGTCGCGCAAGCGCCGCGCTACGTGTCGCGCGGCGGCTACAAGCTGGAAGCGGCGCTCGATCGCTTTCACATTGCGCCGTCCGGCTGGGCGTGCGCCGATGTGGGCAGCAGCACCGGCGGCTTCACCGATTGCTTGCTGCAGCGTGGCGCAGCGCGCGTGTACGCTGTGGACGTGGGGCGCAACCAGTTGCACTGGCGCCTACGCCACGACCCGCGCGTCGTCGTGATGGAGGGCGTCAACGCCCGCTATCTGGACGCGCTGCCCGAAGCCATTGCTCTGGCGACTGTGGACGTGTCGTTCATCTCGCTCACGTTGATCTTGCCCAAGGTGTTCGGCTGGATCGCGCCGACGGCGCGATCCGCGGGCGGCGTCATCGCGCTCATCAAGCCGCAGTTCGAGGCTGGCCGCGCGCACGTGGGCAAGGGCGGCGTCGTGCGCGACCCACAGGTGCATCATGACGTCATCGCTCGCATCACCGCATTCTGTGCGCAGCAGGGCTGGCCGGCGCGCGACGTGATCGAATCGCCCATCCTCGGCGCAGACGGCAACCAAGAGTTCCTCGCTTGGTTTGCGACAAATTGA
- a CDS encoding hypothetical protein (possible pseudo, frameshifted) — protein sequence MFARPSSPREHALRKQAQPWLINSAVIAIVALLLLPIALTLSTSFKREQDVLRRPPVLLPCDDPQGQFRLSACRFVVEGYERVIAPRPDPNALLGVRLTGRMFSTYLPNTVLYALLSSGLVFVLAGFAGYAFSRYRFRGRRALMVAILAITGIPLLTNLLALYQMAVDLRKSGLPGYDERMFIIAVYVGFYLPISVWIVKGFFDTIPRELEEAALIDGCTPIGVLWRIVVPLAMPGLLAAFLLCFVNVWNEFIAGYLLITKRDLRTAMFGMYDFLSQNIINYQVIAAACVLIAAPVVILFLFTRQTFFQAMTEGAVKG from the coding sequence ATGTTCGCTCGTCCTTCCTCTCCTCGCGAGCACGCGTTGCGCAAACAAGCCCAGCCGTGGCTGATCAATAGCGCCGTGATCGCGATCGTGGCCCTGTTGCTGTTGCCCATCGCGCTCACGCTCAGCACGTCGTTCAAGCGCGAGCAGGACGTATTGCGCCGCCCACCGGTGCTCTTGCCGTGTGATGACCCACAAGGTCAGTTCCGTCTCTCCGCTTGCCGATTTGTCGTCGAGGGCTACGAGCGGGTAATTGCCCCTCGCCCTGATCCGAATGCGTTGCTCGGCGTCAGACTCACCGGCCGCATGTTCAGCACCTACCTGCCGAACACGGTGTTGTACGCCTTGCTCTCCTCTGGGCTGGTGTTTGTGCTGGCCGGCTTCGCCGGCTATGCCTTCTCGCGCTATCGCTTTCGCGGTCGGCGCGCGCTGATGGTCGCCATCCTCGCCATCACCGGCATCCCCTTGTTGACCAACCTATTAGCGCTCTATCAGATGGCGGTGGACCTGCGCAAGTCGGGCCTCCCAGGCTATGACGAGCGCATGTTCATCATCGCCGTTTACGTGGGCTTTTATTTGCCCATCAGCGTATGGATCGTCAAGGGATTCTTCGACACCATCCCGCGGGAACTGGAAGAAGCAGCGCTGATTGACGGCTGCACACCCATCGGTGTGCTGTGGCGCATCGTCGTCCCCTTGGCCATGCCGGGGTTGCTGGCGGCCTTTTTGTTGTGCTTCGTCAACGTGTGGAATGAGTTCATCGCCGGCTACCTGCTGATCACAAAGCGCGACCTGCGCACGGCGATGTTTGGCATGTACGACTTCCTCAGCCAAAACATCATCAACTATCAGGTCATCGCCGCTGCATGCGTGCTGATTGCAGCGCCGGTGGTGATCCTCTTCCTGTTCACACGCCAAACCTTCTTCCAAGCGATGACCGAGGGCGCGGTGAAGGGGTAG
- the trpE gene encoding anthranilate synthase component I: MGQLTITPSLEGMRALSERGNLIPIYAELPSDLDTPVSLFLRLAGDDPAFLLESVSGGEQVARYSFIGVHLREALVFRDGRLYRHTLTPDGLTAQPFPAGEGDLLDLLRREMAKYRFVPSSQLPRFCGGLVGYTGYDVVRQFERLPADAADVLHLPEAAYLLAGTLVAFDHARHRLLIIANAYLDGAPTLVEAYEDAVARIKTIHARLSAPMATLKPNPQAVCTPPRANKSQAEFEQMVRTAKEHIRAGDIFQVVLSRRIERRTTAHPFTIYRTLRMLNPSPWMFYFNFDGLLTENLKLIGASPEMHARFENGMASVRPIAGTRRRGSNEHEDAALAKELLADPKERAEHVMLVDLGRNDIGRVAQYGTVRVPELMVIEHYSHVMHIVSLVEGRVRDGLDAFDVLRATFPAGTLSGAPKVRAMEIIEALEGERRGIYGGCVGYFSFNGQMDTCIGIRTIVMRDDMCYVQAGAGIVADSDPTAEFHETHNKARALMIAIDEAENR, from the coding sequence ATGGGACAACTGACGATCACACCCTCCCTTGAAGGGATGCGCGCGCTGAGCGAGCGCGGCAATCTGATCCCAATCTACGCTGAACTGCCGTCCGACCTGGATACGCCGGTCTCGCTCTTCCTGCGGCTGGCCGGCGATGACCCCGCCTTCCTCCTGGAGAGCGTCTCCGGTGGCGAGCAGGTCGCGCGCTACTCGTTCATCGGCGTGCACCTGCGCGAGGCGCTGGTGTTCCGCGATGGCCGACTCTACCGCCACACGCTCACGCCGGACGGGCTGACGGCGCAGCCCTTCCCCGCCGGCGAAGGCGACTTGTTAGACCTGCTGCGCCGCGAGATGGCCAAATATCGCTTCGTGCCGTCGTCACAATTGCCGCGCTTCTGCGGCGGGTTAGTCGGTTACACCGGCTACGACGTCGTGCGGCAGTTCGAGCGCCTGCCGGCCGACGCCGCCGATGTGCTGCACCTCCCCGAAGCCGCTTACTTGCTGGCCGGCACGCTGGTCGCATTCGATCACGCCCGCCACCGGTTGCTGATCATCGCCAATGCCTACCTGGACGGCGCGCCCACCCTGGTCGAAGCCTACGAGGACGCCGTCGCACGCATTAAGACGATCCATGCGCGGTTGAGCGCGCCGATGGCTACGCTCAAGCCCAACCCGCAGGCCGTTTGCACACCGCCGCGCGCAAACAAGTCGCAGGCCGAATTCGAGCAGATGGTGCGCACGGCCAAGGAGCATATCCGGGCCGGCGACATCTTCCAGGTGGTGCTATCGCGGCGGATCGAGCGGCGCACGACGGCTCACCCATTCACCATCTACCGCACGCTGCGCATGTTGAATCCATCGCCGTGGATGTTCTACTTCAACTTCGATGGGCTGCTGACGGAAAACCTGAAGCTGATCGGCGCGTCGCCGGAGATGCACGCGCGCTTCGAGAACGGCATGGCCAGCGTGCGGCCGATTGCTGGCACGCGCCGGCGCGGCTCCAATGAACACGAGGACGCGGCACTGGCAAAAGAGCTGCTGGCAGATCCAAAGGAGCGCGCCGAACACGTGATGCTCGTGGACCTGGGACGCAACGACATCGGCCGCGTCGCGCAATACGGCACGGTGCGCGTGCCGGAGTTGATGGTCATCGAGCACTACTCGCACGTGATGCATATCGTCAGCCTAGTGGAAGGCAGGGTGCGCGACGGGCTGGACGCCTTCGACGTGTTGCGCGCCACCTTCCCCGCCGGCACCCTCAGCGGCGCGCCTAAAGTGCGCGCGATGGAAATCATCGAAGCGTTGGAGGGCGAACGTCGAGGCATCTATGGCGGGTGTGTGGGCTATTTCTCGTTCAACGGTCAGATGGACACTTGCATCGGCATCCGCACCATCGTGATGCGCGACGACATGTGCTATGTGCAGGCCGGGGCCGGCATCGTCGCCGATAGTGATCCCACTGCCGAGTTTCACGAAACGCACAACAAAGCTCGCGCGCTGATGATCGCGATTGACGAAGCCGAGAATCGGTAG
- a CDS encoding metallophosphoesterase → MRCLIISDIHANLAAFEAVLQDAARRRLRFDIVWCLGDIVGYGPDPNECIDLLRNLPHVCLAGNHDWAVLGKLSIEAFHEHAAFVVEWTQAHLTRENLNYLRARPEQDVEGDYLLAHASPREPIWEYVLELSVAEENFGHMPTAYALIGHTHVPAIFVKDSVTLAVYATAPTPSRPFALKPNYNYIINPGSVGQPRDGDPRAAYALLDTEKLTWTPYRVEYPIKHTQEKMRAAGFPDRLIERLSHGR, encoded by the coding sequence ATGCGCTGCCTCATCATCTCCGACATTCACGCCAACCTAGCAGCCTTCGAAGCCGTGCTGCAGGATGCGGCGAGGCGACGCTTGCGATTCGACATCGTCTGGTGCCTGGGGGATATCGTGGGCTACGGCCCCGACCCCAACGAGTGCATTGACCTGTTGCGCAACTTGCCGCACGTGTGCTTGGCCGGCAATCACGACTGGGCCGTGCTGGGCAAACTCAGCATCGAGGCCTTTCATGAGCACGCCGCCTTCGTCGTGGAGTGGACTCAAGCGCACCTGACCCGGGAGAACTTGAACTATCTGCGCGCGCGCCCAGAGCAAGACGTGGAAGGCGACTACCTGCTTGCACATGCCAGCCCGCGCGAGCCGATCTGGGAGTATGTGCTGGAGCTGAGCGTCGCAGAGGAGAACTTCGGCCACATGCCGACGGCGTATGCGCTGATCGGCCACACGCACGTGCCGGCCATCTTCGTCAAAGACAGCGTCACGCTTGCAGTTTACGCCACCGCGCCGACGCCCAGCCGCCCGTTTGCGCTCAAGCCGAACTACAACTACATCATCAATCCGGGCAGCGTCGGACAGCCGCGCGACGGCGACCCGCGCGCCGCCTACGCGCTGCTCGATACGGAAAAGCTGACCTGGACGCCCTATCGCGTCGAGTACCCCATCAAGCATACCCAGGAGAAGATGCGCGCCGCCGGCTTTCCCGACCGGCTGATCGAGCGGCTGAGCCACGGCCGATGA
- the nifU gene encoding iron-sulfur cluster assembly scaffold protein has protein sequence MKAWDMQDLYREHILDHYEHPRHHGVIEHADISHEESNPLCGDRIRIDVKLGGEGDRAYIADAAFMGDGCIISQAATSMLLEDVVGKPVNEIEQIEPQHVLDLVGVPLTAARVKCALLGLKVLKTGIKLWKLRHP, from the coding sequence ATGAAAGCTTGGGATATGCAAGACTTGTATCGCGAACACATCCTCGACCATTACGAGCACCCACGCCATCATGGGGTGATCGAGCACGCGGATATCTCGCATGAGGAGAGCAATCCCCTGTGCGGCGATCGCATTCGCATTGATGTGAAGCTCGGCGGCGAAGGCGATCGCGCTTACATCGCCGATGCCGCCTTCATGGGCGACGGGTGCATTATTAGCCAGGCAGCCACCTCGATGCTGCTGGAAGACGTGGTGGGGAAGCCGGTGAATGAGATTGAGCAAATCGAGCCACAACATGTGCTCGACCTGGTGGGCGTGCCGTTGACGGCAGCGCGTGTGAAGTGTGCGCTGCTGGGCTTGAAAGTGCTGAAGACCGGCATCAAATTGTGGAAGCTGCGACATCCCTGA
- a CDS encoding cysteine desulfurase yields the protein MTNDERWAGADGRAGAFNAKGATLDVRRIRADFPILAQLVNGKRVVFLDSAASSQKPIQVLQAMDEVYRCAYANVHRGVYAFSEAATARYDEAREKVARFIGAPSAEQIVFTRNATEALNLLAYSYGRHFLRPGDEILITELEHHANFVPWQVLAQERGLTLKFIPITPEGQLDLQRLDERLTPRTKLVSFAHVSNVLGTITDPRPIIQRAHAVGAKVIVDGSQSAPHMPVNVGAMDCDFLVFSGHKMLGPTGIGVLYGKRELLEAMPPFLTGGDMISAVGFDGPRWNEVPLKFEAGTPAFVEAIGLGAAVDYLDALGMAAVRAHEREITAYALERISEVPGAKIVGPTDPEIRGGVVTFTLDRVHPHDLASLLDRDGVAIRAGHHCAQPLHIRLGLSATARASFYVYNELHEVDALIEAIYKAKAALKR from the coding sequence GTGACGAACGACGAACGATGGGCGGGCGCGGATGGACGAGCCGGCGCGTTCAACGCCAAGGGCGCGACGCTCGACGTGCGCCGAATCCGCGCCGACTTCCCCATCTTGGCGCAGTTGGTCAACGGGAAGCGCGTCGTCTTCTTAGATAGCGCCGCTTCTTCGCAAAAACCGATTCAGGTGCTCCAAGCAATGGATGAGGTGTATCGTTGTGCATACGCCAACGTGCATCGCGGCGTGTACGCCTTCAGCGAGGCTGCCACCGCGCGATACGATGAAGCGCGTGAGAAAGTCGCCCGCTTCATCGGCGCACCGTCGGCCGAGCAAATCGTCTTCACCCGCAATGCGACCGAGGCGCTGAATTTGCTGGCCTATTCGTATGGGCGGCACTTCCTGCGTCCGGGCGATGAAATCCTCATCACCGAACTGGAGCATCACGCCAACTTCGTGCCGTGGCAGGTGCTGGCACAGGAACGGGGCCTGACGCTGAAGTTCATCCCCATCACACCCGAAGGGCAGCTCGACCTGCAAAGGCTGGACGAGCGACTCACGCCGCGCACGAAGCTGGTGAGCTTCGCCCACGTGTCCAACGTGCTGGGCACGATCACCGACCCGCGCCCGATCATTCAACGCGCGCACGCCGTCGGCGCCAAGGTGATCGTGGATGGTTCGCAATCGGCGCCGCACATGCCGGTGAACGTCGGCGCAATGGACTGCGACTTTTTGGTGTTCTCCGGGCACAAGATGCTTGGCCCGACCGGCATCGGCGTGCTCTACGGCAAGCGCGAGCTGCTGGAAGCCATGCCGCCCTTCCTTACCGGCGGCGACATGATCAGCGCGGTTGGGTTCGACGGGCCGCGCTGGAATGAGGTGCCGCTCAAATTCGAAGCCGGCACGCCGGCCTTCGTCGAGGCGATCGGCCTGGGGGCCGCCGTGGACTACCTGGATGCGCTGGGCATGGCAGCCGTCCGTGCTCACGAGCGTGAGATCACGGCCTACGCGCTCGAACGCATCAGCGAAGTGCCCGGCGCGAAGATCGTCGGGCCGACCGATCCGGAGATCCGCGGCGGCGTGGTGACATTCACGCTGGATCGTGTGCACCCACACGACCTGGCCTCGCTGCTCGACCGCGACGGCGTAGCCATCCGCGCCGGCCATCACTGTGCCCAGCCGCTGCACATCCGGCTCGGCTTGAGCGCCACCGCCCGCGCCAGCTTCTACGTTTACAACGAGTTACACGAGGTAGATGCCCTGATCGAAGCGATCTACAAGGCCAAAGCCGCGCTAAAGCGATGA
- the fmt gene encoding methionyl-tRNA formyltransferase: MTRVIFMGTPSFAVPALSALIEANYDIAAVVTQPDAPAGRGRQIQSPPVKALALQHRLQVMQPDSLRPPSVVAALRALAPDVIIVAAFGQILRPEVLALPPHGCLNIHASLLPRWRGASPVSAAIAAGDAVTGVTLMLMEAGLDSGPIIAQRPEPIRPDDTTGSLTERLARLGAALLIETLPAWLAGAIAPQRQDESRVTLAGRLKKEDGRLDWSRSAEVLERHVRAMSPWPSAFTTWQGRQMKVLRAASAAAACAPGLPPGGVSVDRSGVYVRCGDGALRLLEVQMEGKPAMEAAAFARGHPNLAGSILGQ, encoded by the coding sequence ATGACGCGCGTGATTTTCATGGGCACGCCGTCGTTTGCTGTGCCGGCCTTGTCGGCGCTGATCGAGGCCAACTATGACATTGCGGCCGTGGTCACTCAGCCGGATGCACCGGCCGGCCGCGGTCGGCAGATTCAATCGCCTCCGGTGAAGGCGCTGGCGTTACAGCATCGGCTCCAGGTGATGCAGCCGGATTCGCTTCGCCCGCCTTCAGTCGTTGCTGCGCTGCGCGCGCTTGCGCCGGACGTGATCATCGTCGCAGCGTTTGGGCAGATCCTGCGCCCAGAGGTGTTGGCGTTGCCTCCCCACGGCTGCCTCAACATCCACGCCTCGCTGTTGCCGCGTTGGCGCGGGGCCTCGCCGGTGAGCGCCGCCATCGCGGCAGGCGATGCCGTTACCGGCGTCACGCTGATGCTGATGGAAGCCGGGTTGGATTCCGGCCCGATCATTGCGCAGCGCCCTGAGCCGATCCGGCCGGACGACACGACCGGCTCGCTCACTGAGCGCCTGGCCCGGCTTGGCGCTGCGCTGTTGATCGAAACGCTGCCGGCCTGGTTAGCCGGCGCAATTGCGCCGCAGCGCCAGGATGAATCGCGCGTCACGCTGGCCGGGCGCTTGAAGAAGGAAGACGGCCGCCTGGATTGGTCGCGCAGTGCCGAGGTGCTGGAGCGACATGTGCGCGCCATGTCCCCCTGGCCTTCGGCGTTCACCACCTGGCAGGGGCGGCAGATGAAAGTGCTGCGCGCTGCGAGCGCCGCGGCGGCGTGTGCTCCGGGCCTGCCACCCGGCGGCGTGAGCGTGGATCGCAGCGGCGTCTACGTGCGCTGCGGCGATGGCGCGTTGCGCCTGCTGGAAGTACAGATGGAAGGCAAACCGGCCATGGAGGCCGCCGCCTTCGCGCGCGGCCATCCGAATTTGGCCGGCAGCATACTCGGCCAGTGA